Proteins found in one Salvia splendens isolate huo1 chromosome 10, SspV2, whole genome shotgun sequence genomic segment:
- the LOC121750349 gene encoding mitotic-spindle organizing protein 1B-like, with product MLNTHGMDPEAARTARDSLDLAFHMSNILETGLDRHTLSVLIALCEMGINPESLAAVVKELRRESPPPSSSTETGL from the exons ATGTTGAATACGCAT GGAATGGATCCGGAGGCAGCTAGAACTGCTCGGGATTCTCTCGACTTAGCGTTTCACATGTCTAACATTCTGGAAACTGGTTTGGACCGCCACACGCTTTCGGTTCTGATCGCTCTTTGTGAGATGGGCATCAACCCTGAATCTTTGGCCGCCGTTGTTAAGGAGCTTCGTAGAGAATCGCCACCTCCTTCTTCCTCCACCGAGACAG GGCTGTAA